The segment ATGAACCCATTGCAGGGGAAGCGGACCGCAGAAAACTGGCCCAAGCCAGTTGCCGCGTCATCCGGGAAATGCATCGCGAGAAAACGTTGCCTGGAAAATGAAAATACAGAAGAAGTTCAAATAGGCTGTCCTAATAAGAAATTCATTCACGGTGGAGAAAATGATTCATCCCTTTAAAGAAAAGAAACCTGAAATCGATCCTTCGGCGATGATAATGGAAAGCGCCCAAATCATCGGTGATGTGACTATTGGAGAAGAAAGCAGTGTCTGGTTCAACGCGGTGATCCGGGGCGACGTCAATCATATTCGCATCGGCAAGTACACGAATATCCAGGACGGCTGTGTGCTGCACGTGGCCAGAAAAACCCTTCCTTTGATCGTTGGCGACGAAGTGACCGTTGGGCACAACGTCACGCTTCACGCTTGCACCATTGGATCTCAATGTCTGATCGGCATGGGAGCCATCGTCATGGACGGTGTGGAGGTGGGAGAAAACTCGATCGTTGGAGCAGGAGCGTTAGTCACCCCTGGAACCAATATTCCACC is part of the Nitrospinaceae bacterium genome and harbors:
- a CDS encoding gamma carbonic anhydrase family protein, with protein sequence MIHPFKEKKPEIDPSAMIMESAQIIGDVTIGEESSVWFNAVIRGDVNHIRIGKYTNIQDGCVLHVARKTLPLIVGDEVTVGHNVTLHACTIGSQCLIGMGAIVMDGVEVGENSIVGAGALVTPGTNIPPRSLVTGSPARVKRELTEEEIRGIRESAANYVGDIENYLD